The DNA region accacTAAGTTGAAGCCCTGAGTCATATGGTCGGGTGTCGGGGCTGTAGTTGCTATAACCTACAcatcatttgctaaaatttctgCTCATTTTACGTCAACTTAGCCTGGAAAATAAGGGCTGAGTGTTGGTTTTACAATGAAGATTACAGAAATGATATTGAAGAAATTTTTCCATATACGAGTTTTAGCTGTAATTATGTACCAAAATTGTAGATTCTGTTACAAGAGATTCTCAAAGCATGCAATTACTAACCCATTAGAGAACATATCCAAATCCTCGTTAAGCAGCCAAAACGTAATGACTACAACAACCACTTGGtgtaatctcactagtggggtcttgGAAAGGTAGAGTGTACGTAGGCCTTAACCCCTACCTTCAAGAAGGCCGaaaggctatttccgatagaccctcggctcaaaaaaggtAAAAGGACAACAAGCATACCAATCGGAAAACCGaagcaaaaatacaaaagtaACAGTAGGTACTACATTCAGAAACAAAAGCAACAAGTAATAACATAACAAAACGTAATGACGGCAGTGATACTTAAACCATGAAGAACAGAAAAGATGATTCAATTAAACTGATGGCAAATAGGATGatccaaaaaaacaaaattaagtTTCCTAACAAAATTGATCAGTCTCAAAGAATTACAAAAACatcatgtatttttttttaatcattcTCCACTACTGATAGATAGCTTAATCTTCGTCCTCAATGATCTTAGTGCCAAGCCCCTTCAATCCCTCTGGTGGGATCTCAGTTACTGTAACCAAAGAGTAGAGGTCCTCCTTCGCATCTTCATCGTCATTCCTCTTGCGAGCAATACGAACTCTGACCCTCCTTGGAACACTTCTGATTCCCCTGCTCCAGATGAGCTTGTTCAGCTTCACGTCCACTCTGACATCCTTTGTTCCCATTGCTTTCTGTGCAAACTTACGGATCTCTTTGATAGCATTAGGGGCCTTCTTCTTGAATGTGCTATTAACAAAACACCAATCTATAGTCAGGCAGTCCGCTCACAGCATAATTTATACTTGAATGGTCACTAACACATGAAATGATAGCTCAAATTCTTCTGATGTAACACTGTCTTCCAAATTACTCCATTTGAAAGGTTATGATGTTATGTTTATGGGTCTCAAATTTCAGCTCCTGCTCGTTTGGTCTAGAGATTTTTTCTTTTGACGAATTTAGGAACTTTTGCTAACAGAGCAATTGAGGCAAGGAAATACTCTGTAGCATGCGAGTTTGAACATATGTCAGTAATTGGGTCCCAAGCTGCTCACAACATAAGGTTTTGCATCACATAATTATATTCTTTGAACATAACTGAAAACTAGAAGCTCCTACTATTTGCTCACTTTTTGCTACTTTCAATACGAACACTCCATTCAAACGACTTagaaatagaaaaatcacaaCCATACCAACATTGTGAAATAATGGTACTTTGATTGGTTGACAGAAGCTAAAAGATCAAACTGTACCTAGACTGTCTCTGTTTCAAACATTCTACTCAGCTAAATCAATAACTGATAATTAAGCTTGAAAGAAGTGATTTTGGTGTATAACAGTATTGAAGCATGTCAACCTTCTCTTCCTAAAAGCTCCTAGATGAGTTTTATTGCCTTTCAATTCCATTCACAGATTTTCTTTTCCACAATTTTACAAATTTTGTTAACAGTTCATCAGTGTTTAGTAAAATTTTGCTCATGCAAGCACACAAGGGCGACCTAGTTTCTTTCCTTGGGTATCTGAACTAAACATCACActataaaactcaaaaatccccAATACTATCATACATTTACATACACATAAACGGATTAGCAAAAGTCAGGtactaaaaattgaaaatgaaaacaACATAGCTTGATGATCAAGTGCCTGATTTCTTCAGCTTAATTAGATAAACGATAATCATAAAATAGACAAAATTAATCAGCTTTATTAAATTAAGTACttgatattttatttaataaatgATCTGATTTGGGTACAATAACCAAACACTGATTCAGACTATGAAACTGAATATCAAATCAGGATTAATAAGAATCCTAAGTCAAATAACCCTCAAGTATAAAAAGATAATACATACCAGCCATGCAAGCGCTTGTGGAGGTTGATGGTGTACTCTCTAGTAACCACTTCCTCTTTTCTTCCTTTAGTTTTGTCCGACATTTTTGCTGCTCCAACTCCTTTACTCTACAGTTACACTTTCCTGtatacaatcaacaaaaatacCTTTTCAATTTAGCTTAAACCCAAAAccaagaaagagagaaagagaggctGAGGAGAGAGCACTTACTAGGGTTTCAAAGGAGGCGGCAAAGAGCGGGCCGAATGGTAGAGCAAGTGCTATTTCTACTCTTTAGCTGGGCCTGCCTATCAGGCTACTTGAGCTGCTCCATAACTCCTTTTTTCGGCCCAAAGAAAGCAAATTCCATATGGCTTGAAAATCTTGTTCTTTTGGACAAGTTGGGAAACTTTTTAAGgtggtggtattaaatttttataccagcaCTATATCTACTTATGGGGGCGGGCTTAAGCGGAagacgtgggttatagcacacaaaaattaagTAATCGAgaggaattcaagttttatggtcgtaaaacacgaaaaacgaggaacggccacggcggggtggtgactatgagtccttaggttgttttttatGGCTCGGGAAATAttaagcgatccgagtccggggttcgggcccacgcggaaggcgtgggcaatagtacacGAAAATTAATGAATCATGCAGAATAcaagtttatggccgtaaaacgacaaaaaatgagaaacgatcacggggcag from Nicotiana tabacum cultivar K326 chromosome 24, ASM71507v2, whole genome shotgun sequence includes:
- the LOC107780457 gene encoding large ribosomal subunit protein eL31-like, yielding MSDKTKGRKEEVVTREYTINLHKRLHGCTFKKKAPNAIKEIRKFAQKAMGTKDVRVDVKLNKLIWSRGIRSVPRRVRVRIARKRNDDEDAKEDLYSLVTVTEIPPEGLKGLGTKIIEDED